A region of Argentina anserina chromosome 5, drPotAnse1.1, whole genome shotgun sequence DNA encodes the following proteins:
- the LOC126794868 gene encoding chlorophyll a-b binding protein CP24 10A, chloroplastic — protein MAAATTGAMLNGLNSTFLCGGKRSQSLLSAGAAARVGGSVVAPKRFIVVAAAKKSWIPAVKGGGNFIDPEWLDGSLPGDFGFDPLGLGNDPAFLKWYREAELIHGRWAMAAVVGIFVGQAWSGVPWFEAGADPSAIAPFSFGSLLGTQLLLMGWVESKRWVDFYNPESQSVEWATPWSKTAENFTNSTGEQGYPGGKFFDPLSFAGTIKDGVYIPDTEKLERLQLAEIKHSRLAMLAMLIFYFEAGQGKTPLGALGL, from the exons ATGGCTGCTGCAACTACTGGTGCAATGCTTAATGGCTTGAACTCCACTTTCTTGTGTGGAGGCAAGAGAAGCCAGAGCTTGTTGTCTGCTGGCGCTGCAGCTAGGGTTGGAGGCTCTGTTGTTGCTCCCAAGAGGTTCATTGTTGTCGCTGCTGCCAAGAAGTCTTGGATCCCCGCCGTTAAAGGCGGCGGCAACTTCATCGACCCCGAGTGGCTCGATGGCTC GCTTCCAGGTGACTTTGGTTTCGACCCTCTTGGACTAGGAAATGATCCAGCTTTCCTCAAGTGGTACAGAGAGGCTGAGCTGATCCACGGGCGGTGGGCAATGGCAGCTGTGGTGGGCATCTTTGTAGGGCAAGCATGGAGTGGTGTCCCCTGGTTCGAAGCCGGAGCTGACCCTAGTGCAATAGCACCCTTCTCTTTTGGCTCCCTTCTTGGGACTCAACTCTTGCTCATGGGTTGGGTGGAGAGCAAGAGATGGGTGGACTTCTACAACCCGGAGTCGCAGTCTGTGGAGTGGGCTACACCGTGGTCCAAGACTGCCGAGAACTTCACCAATTCCACCGGCGAGCAAGGCTACCCGGGAGGCAAGTTCTTCGACCCCTTGAGCTTCGCCGGCACAATCAAGGACGGAGTTTACATTCCGGACACTGAGAAGTTGGAGAGACTACAATTGGCTGAGATCAAGCATTCAAGGCTTGCTATGTTGGCTATGCTTATTTTCTACTTTGAAGCTGGACAGGGGAAGACACCCCTTGGTGCTCTTGGCTTGTAG
- the LOC126793466 gene encoding receptor homology region, transmembrane domain- and RING domain-containing protein 2 — protein MGTMNLVLVLMVLLVGTFGMADANVVLIGNNVTLSFEDIEASFAPAVRGSGECGLLYLAEPIDACSTLTNEAGPGTNYSSPFVLIIRGGCSFEEKVRIAQKAGFKAAIVYDNEEDGVLVSMAGSSTGIKIYAVFVSKASGEILKKYAGLTNIEVWLIASFENSAWSIMAISFISLLAMSAVLATCFFVRRHRIRRERPHASQVREFHGMSSRLVRAMPSLIFTAVLEDNCTSVTCAICLEDYSVGEKLRILPCRHKFHAFCVDSWLTSWRTFCPVCKRDARANTSNPPASESTPLLSSGPPSVASSVLSSMRSSLASSSAIQIVPASSRSPSVSHLHSLSSTTYIQQSLRSSFRQSPSMSVSRSSVDLRNSSSQRSHASYYISPHSSYYPSLSPLNSRYLSVPIPSPSNASPNFMSSSSHQQHPLHCSESAATFSPFASAHSLPEC, from the exons ATGGGCACAATGAATCTGGTATTGGTTTTGATGGTGCTTCTCGTTGGAACATTTGGTATGGCGGATGCCAATGTGGTCTTGATTGGGAACAATGTTACCCTCTCTTTCGAGGACATTGAAGCTAGTTTTG CTCCGGCAGTCAGGGGTTCTGGGGAGTGTGGACTGTTGTATTTGGCTGAGCCAATTGATGCGTGCTCGACATTGACTAATGAAGCCGGACCGGGCACGAATTACAGCTCCCcttttgtgttgattataaGAGGAGGGTGCAGTTTTGAGGAGAAAGTTAGAATAGCTCAAAAGGCTGGGTTCAAAGCTGCAATTGTATATGATAATGAAGAGGATGGCGTCTTGGTTTCAA TGGCAGGAAGTTCAACTGGTATAAAAATATATGCAGTTTTTGTTTCAAAGGCTTCTGGTGAAATACTAAAAAAGTACGCTGGACTCACTAACATAGAGGTGTGGCTGATTGCAAGCTTTGAGAACTCTGCATGGTCAATCATGGCAATCTCCTTCATTTCCCTGCTTGCCATGTCTGCAGTATTGGCTACTTGCTTTTTTGTTCGCAGACATCGCATAAGACGAGAAAGGCCTCATGCTTCTCAGGTGCGAGAGTTTCATGGGATGAGCAGTAGATTAGTAAGAGCAATGCCAAGTTTGATTTTTACTGCCGTTTTAGAGGACAACTGTACTTCAGTAACATGCGCAATATGCCTCGAGGACTACAGTGTTGGAGAGAAACTTAGGATTCTGCCATGTCGTCATA AGTTCCATGCTTTCTGTGTGGACTCTTGGCTTACATCATGGAGAACCTTTTGCCCTGTTTGCAAGCGCGATGCAAGAGCCAACACGAGTAATCCACCAGCTTCAGAATCGACACCATTGCTTTCATCTGGCCCACCCTCTGTGGCTTCCTCTGTACTGTCATCTATGAGATCTTCATTGGCATCATCTTCAGCCATTCAGATAGTACCAGCATCATCAAGGTCTCCATCTGTTTCTCATCTACACTCTCTATCTAGCACAACATACATCCAGCAGTCTCTCAGGTCGTCCTTCCGCCAATCCCCTTCTATGAGTGTAAGCCGAAGCTCAGTAGACCTGCGGAATTCCTCATCCCAAAGGTCTCATGCTTCCTATTATATTTCGCCCCACTCTTCATACTACCCGTCTTTATCACCACTGAACTCAAGATATCTATCTGTACCCATTCCAAGCCCGAGCAATGCTTCACCAAACTTCATGAGTTCTTCCAGTCATCAACAGCATCCACTACATTGTAGTGAGTCAGCTGCAACCTTTTCGCCATTTGCTTCTGCTCATTCGCTTCCTGAATGCTGA
- the LOC126793755 gene encoding protein disulfide-isomerase 5-2, protein MRMGGLTVWFWALASASALLLGPVVSSSSTTWVADGTVLELDDSNFESAISSLDLVLVDFHAPWCGHCKRLAPQLDAAAPMLAALKNPIVIAKVNADKYSSLRDKYGVDGFPTLKLFIHGVPQDYKGPRNADLLVRYLKKFAAPDVTVLDSDSAVADFVEAAGTFFPIYIGFGLEESVVSKLALKYKRKAWFSVVKDVSEDVMMLYDFDKVPALVSLHPSYNEQHVFYGPFEEEFLEDFIKQSLLPLAMPINYDTLKSLDDDERKLVLTIVEDEDDEKSKNLIKILKSAASANRDLIFGYVGLKQWEDFADTFGANKKTKLPKMVVWDRTEEYFRVNGSETIGEEDQASQVSQFLEGYKEGRTIKERVGGSLSLTSFISSFLGLGTVYVLVFVVATIILVRKATEEEPLRVGRGDEVDRATSSISEAESREAGEKED, encoded by the exons atgCGCATGGGCGGCTTGACGGTGTGGTTCTGGGCGCTGGCGTCAGCTTCCGCTTTATTATTAGGCCCGGTTGTGTCGTCATCGTCGACGACTTGGGTGGCTGACGGGACGGTGCTGGAGCTGGACGACTCCAACTTCGAATCGGCGATTTCATCTCTGGACTTGGTCTTGGTTGACTTCCACGCCCCCTGGTGCGGCCACTGCAAGCGTCTCGCTCCTCAG CTGGATGCCGCCGCGCCGATGCTGGCTGCACTGAAGAACCCAATAGTGATAGCAAAAGTAAATGCTGACAAGTACAGCTCTCTACGTGATAAATATGGAGTCGA TGGGTTTCCTACACTCAAGTTGTTTATACATGGTGTGCCCCAAGACTATAAGGGGCCAAGGAATGCCGATTTGCTTGTTCGTTATCTGAAGAAGTTTGCGGCTCCGGATGTTACCGTGCTTGATTCAGACTCTGCTGTTGCGGATTTTGTTGAGGCAGCAGGGACGTTCTTTCCTATATATATCGGCTTTGGATTGGAGGAGTCTGTGGTGTCTAAGTTGGCGCTGAAGTACAAAAGGAAGGCTTGGTTTTCGGTCGTGAAGGATGTGTCTGAGGATGTGATGATGTTGTATGATTTTGACAAGGTTCCTGCCCTGGTATCACTTCATCCAAGTTATAATGAGCAGCATGTCTTTTATGGCCCCTTTGAAG AGGAATTTTTGGAGGATTTCATAAAACAAAGCTTGTTACCATTGGCAATGCCCATCAACTATGACACATTAAAATCATTGGACGATGATGAAAGGAAACTTGTCTTGACAATTGTtgaggatgaggatgatgagaaGTCAAAAAACTTGATCAAGATTTTGAAATCTGCGGCATCTGCAAATCGAGACCTCATATTTGGTTACGTCGGGCTCAAACAATGGGAAGATTTTGCTGATACATTTGGAGCGAACAAGAAGacaaaattaccaaaaatggtTGTTTGGGATCGAACAGAGGAGTACTTCAGG GTCAATGGCTCAGAAACCATTGGGGAGGAAGATCAAGCATCTCAAGTCTCACAGTTTCTTGAAGGATACAAGGAAGGAAGAACGATTAAAGAAAGAGTTGGTGGAAGTTTGTCGCTTACATCCTTTATATCTTCATTTCTTGGGCTTGGGACTGTGTATGTACTAGTTTTTGTGGTAGCAACAATAATTCTTGTTAGAAAAGCGACTGAGGAAGAACCTCTCAGGGTTGGGAGGGGAGATGAGGTTGATCGAGCTACAAGTTCTATTTCGGAGGCTGAAAGCAGAGAAGCTGGAGAAAAGGAAGACTAG
- the LOC126795747 gene encoding LOW QUALITY PROTEIN: glutamate--tRNA ligase, cytoplasmic-like (The sequence of the model RefSeq protein was modified relative to this genomic sequence to represent the inferred CDS: inserted 1 base in 1 codon; deleted 3 bases in 2 codons; substituted 2 bases at 2 genomic stop codons) → MASSWQLKDVETLGMKYETITFTSDYFPELMKMAEKLIIQGKAYVEETPXEQMXEGVESKSRNQSIEENLKLWEQMIAGTEKGLLCCVXGKLDMQDPNNSLRDPVYMRCDPMPHHRIGTKYKVYPTYDFAYPFVDSIEGITHALRSSEYHDRNAQYRQIQEDMGLRKVHLYEFSRLNMVYTLLSKRKRFVQNDKVNGWDDPRFPTVQGIVHRGLKVEALVQFVLEMGALKNLNLMEWDKLWTINKKIIDPVCPRHTAVIDEGRVLLTLFNGPEKPFVRIIPRHKKYADAGEKSATFTRSIWIDRADGAEVISVDEEVTLMDWGNAIVKKIDKDQDGNIVALAGVLHLEGSVKTTKLKLTWLPEIDELVQLSLMEFDYLITKKKLEEGEDFLDVLNPCTEKEIVALGDSNMRNLKRGDVLQLKRKGYFRCDVPYLQPSKPIVLFAIPDGRQQVGLK, encoded by the exons atgGCATCTTCATGGCAATTGAAAGATGTTGAGACTTTGGGTATGAAGTACGAGACAATCACTTTTACTTCAGATTACTTCCCCGAGTTGATGAAAATGGCCGAGAAGCTAATTATCCAAGGAAAAGCCTATGTTGAAGAGACTCCCTGAGAGCAAA TGGAGGGGGTTGAGTCGAAATCTAGAAACCAGAGCATAGAAGAAAATCTTAAATTGTGGGAGCAGATGATTGCAGGTACAGAGAAGGGTCTGCTCTGTTGCGTATGAGGCAAACTGGATATGCAGGACCCCAATAAT TCACTCAGAGATCCAGTTTACATGCGATGCGATCCAATGCCGCATCATAGGATTGGGACCAAGTACAAGGTCTACCCAACTTATGATTTTGCTTATCCATTTGTTGATTCCATTGAAGGAATAACTCATGCACTTCGGTCTAGTGAGTATCATGATCGCAACGCTCAGTACCGTCAGATTCAAGAGGATATGGGACTGAGAAAAGTTCATTTGTATGAGTTCAGTAGGTTGAACATGGTCTACACACTCCTCAGCAAGCGCAAGCGgtttgttcaaaatgacaagGTTAATGGATGGGATGATCCTCGGTTTCCCACTGTTCAAGGAATTGTGCATAGAGGTCTCAAAGTTGAAGCATTGGTACAGTTCGTTCTTGAGATGGGGGCTTTGAAGAATCTGAATCTTATGGAATGGGACAAACTGTGGACGATTAACAAGAAGATTATTGATCCTGTATGCCCTAGACATACTGCAGTCATTGATGAGGGACGGGTGTTGTTGACGCTCTTTAATGGTCCCGAGAAGCCTTTTGTGCGCATAATACCAAGGCATAAGAAGTATGCAGATGCTGGAGAGAAGTCAGCAACATTCACAAGGAGCATATGGATAGATCGAGCTGATGGAGCAGAGGTC ATATCAGTAGACGAGGAAGTCACACTGATGGACTGGGGGAATGCCATTGTTAAGAAGATTGACAAAGACCAAGATGGAAATATTGTTGCTCTTGCAGGGGTTTTGCATCTTGAAGGATCTGTGAAGACCACCAAATTGAAGCTGACCTGGCTGCCTGAAATAGATGAACTGGTGCAGCTCTCGTTGATGGAGTTTGATTATCTGATAACCAAGAAGAAGCTTGAGGAAGGTGAAGATTTCCTTGATGTGCTTAACCCATGTACCGAAAAGGAGATAGTGGCCCTTGGAGATTCCAACATGCGAAATCTGAAGCGTGGAGATGTATTGCAACTTAAGAGGAAAGGATACTTCAGATGTGATGTTCCCTACCTCCAGCCCTCAAAGCCTATTGTTCTCTTTGCAATCCCTGATGGCAGGCAGCAGGTTGGGCTGAAGTGA